One segment of uncultured Methanobrevibacter sp. DNA contains the following:
- a CDS encoding sodium:solute symporter → MDVMVLAIVFIIYIFALVFVGYYAYKKTNSSEDFMIAGKDTHPFIMAMSYGATFISTAAIVGFGGVAGQYGMSVLWLAFLNIIIGVFIAFVFLGKRTRRMGHALESLTFPEFLGKRFDSKFIQSVSGLIIFCAMPIYAAVVLIGAARFLESSLLIDFSIALLILSIIITFYVLFGGIRGVMYTDALQGTIMVVAMVFLLVFVYWLLGGVDTANTALTNMGNLYPADAMATGGTGWTSFPKFGTPFWWSLVSSTLIGVGIGVLAQPSLIVRFMTVKSDKELNRSVLIGGIFIAVMPTTAYIVGSLSNVYFMDKLGKIAVDVVGGNIDKIIPTFITMALPEWFVYIFLLSLIAAAMSTISSQLHTQGTAFGVDIYHTLRAKSKQKLDEVSISRIGILIAIILALVMAFLLPGSVVALGTSLFFEICAAAFLPVFLGALYWKGITRLGAIAGIVSGTFVSLFWLTFVFKKTAVGLGICKFIFGVETILPAAPWPFIDVMLIAVPVSAIITIIVSLITKPPAQEVIDKAFKNIDNKGSDA, encoded by the coding sequence ATGGACGTAATGGTTTTAGCAATTGTATTTATAATTTACATATTTGCTTTAGTTTTTGTAGGTTATTATGCATACAAAAAGACAAATTCCTCTGAAGATTTTATGATAGCTGGTAAGGATACACATCCCTTTATCATGGCAATGAGTTATGGGGCAACTTTTATTTCAACAGCGGCTATTGTTGGTTTTGGAGGAGTTGCAGGGCAATATGGTATGAGTGTTTTATGGTTGGCATTCTTAAATATTATTATTGGTGTATTCATAGCTTTCGTATTTTTAGGAAAAAGAACTCGTCGTATGGGTCATGCATTAGAATCATTGACTTTTCCTGAGTTTTTAGGAAAACGTTTTGACTCTAAGTTCATTCAATCTGTTTCAGGGTTAATTATTTTTTGTGCAATGCCTATTTATGCTGCAGTGGTATTGATTGGAGCAGCAAGATTTTTAGAATCTTCCTTGTTAATTGATTTCAGTATCGCTCTTTTAATATTGTCAATTATCATCACATTCTATGTGCTTTTTGGTGGAATTCGTGGTGTAATGTATACTGATGCATTGCAAGGAACAATTATGGTTGTTGCAATGGTATTTTTACTTGTATTTGTATACTGGTTGCTTGGAGGAGTCGACACAGCAAATACAGCTCTAACGAATATGGGCAATCTGTATCCTGCCGATGCTATGGCTACTGGTGGAACAGGTTGGACATCGTTCCCGAAATTTGGAACACCTTTCTGGTGGTCATTAGTATCTTCAACATTAATTGGTGTAGGTATTGGGGTATTGGCACAACCTTCATTGATTGTAAGATTCATGACTGTTAAATCAGACAAAGAATTAAACAGATCTGTTTTAATTGGTGGAATATTCATTGCAGTTATGCCAACTACTGCATATATCGTAGGTTCTCTTTCAAATGTATATTTCATGGATAAATTGGGAAAGATTGCAGTGGATGTAGTTGGAGGAAACATTGATAAAATCATTCCGACATTCATTACAATGGCACTGCCTGAATGGTTTGTTTATATTTTCCTGCTCTCTTTAATCGCAGCGGCAATGTCAACAATATCTTCACAATTGCATACTCAAGGTACAGCATTTGGTGTGGATATATATCATACTTTAAGGGCTAAATCAAAACAAAAACTGGATGAAGTATCAATTTCAAGAATTGGGATTTTAATTGCAATCATTTTAGCATTGGTAATGGCATTTTTACTTCCGGGAAGTGTTGTTGCACTTGGAACAAGTCTATTCTTTGAAATTTGTGCAGCTGCATTCTTACCAGTATTTTTAGGTGCTCTTTACTGGAAAGGAATCACTCGTCTTGGAGCTATTGCAGGAATTGTATCCGGAACTTTCGTTAGTTTGTTCTGGTTAACATTTGTATTCAAAAAGACTGCGGTAGGTCTTGGAATCTGTAAATTTATATTTGGTGTTGAAACAATTCTCCCTGCTGCTCCATGGCCGTTTATTGATGTAATGTTAATAGCAGTTCCTGTTTCAGCAATAATTACAATTATTGTAAGTTTGATTACAAAGCCTCCTGCTCAAGAGGTAATTGATAAGGCATTTAAAAACATAGACAATAAAGGAAGTGATGCATGA
- a CDS encoding symporter small accessory protein: MMILGIEDPLIWGVYVGIILSTLLCIVYGIVNWNKGD, encoded by the coding sequence ATGATGATTTTAGGAATTGAGGATCCATTAATCTGGGGTGTTTATGTTGGAATTATCTTATCCACACTTTTGTGCATTGTTTATGGTATTGTAAACTGGAATAAGGGAGATTAA
- a CDS encoding carboxymuconolactone decarboxylase family protein, with protein sequence MNDLFDNFGRIEKNDPEFYEIFKKFAFDEVLEFSSLNENESVLVILASLIACQSPKAFKKILSSALDNYVTPREVKELLYQSVPYVGFGRAHNFFGVVIKVFDKKGIKMPLDIIPDVAAENKYKSGREIQETYFGVELIKLMDDSTLEGQQHINKFLESHCFGDFYTREGLNDIQRELITFTFITTLGGCENQLRGHIQGNLSVGNDKEKLISAITVMLPYIGFPRSLNAISIVNEICE encoded by the coding sequence ATGAATGATTTATTTGACAATTTCGGAAGAATTGAAAAAAACGACCCCGAATTTTATGAAATTTTTAAGAAGTTTGCATTTGATGAGGTGCTTGAATTTTCATCATTAAATGAAAATGAATCAGTTTTGGTAATTTTGGCTAGCTTAATTGCATGTCAATCTCCGAAGGCATTTAAAAAGATTTTAAGTTCTGCTTTAGATAACTATGTAACTCCTAGGGAAGTTAAAGAACTACTCTATCAATCTGTGCCTTATGTCGGATTTGGTCGTGCACATAATTTTTTTGGAGTAGTTATCAAAGTTTTCGACAAAAAAGGCATTAAAATGCCATTGGATATTATTCCTGATGTTGCTGCTGAAAATAAATACAAATCAGGCCGTGAAATTCAAGAAACATATTTTGGAGTTGAACTGATTAAGTTGATGGATGATTCCACTCTCGAAGGTCAACAGCACATCAATAAATTTTTGGAAAGTCATTGTTTTGGCGATTTCTACACACGGGAAGGGTTAAATGATATTCAAAGGGAATTGATTACTTTCACATTCATCACTACTTTAGGAGGTTGTGAAAATCAACTTAGGGGTCATATTCAAGGTAATTTGTCAGTTGGCAATGATAAAGAAAAGTTAATTTCTGCCATTACTGTGATGTTGCCTTATATTGGATTTCCAAGATCTCTTAATGCAATATCTATTGTAAATGAGATTTGCGAATAG
- a CDS encoding glutamate synthase-related protein — translation MIYKCTICGHIHNEEATGVLLKDLDKCPICKQDISKFVEVENSKSTENSDVESLELAYDKNFAKSDKDIRQMDAIHQMAITGESIVAAMYTDFPMPNWDDILLLGCQLNPQPLESDVEVNTQTIIGKNAKKPLIIESPIYITHMSFGALSRETKIALAKGSAAIKTAQCSGEGGILVEEMDNAYRYIFEYVPNKYSATEDNLKNADAIEIKIGQSTKPGLGGQLQGEKVTSEIAEVRGKPIGEDIHSPATIPGISTKEDLKELVDDLRHRSKGRPIGLKFAAGHIEDDLEHVLYAEPDFITIDGRGGSTGASPQLVRDSTSVPTIYALSRARKFLDNHNSEIDLTITGGLRVSSDFAKALAMGANAIAIGTGAMIAAACQQYRICDTGDCPVGVATQDDELRKRLKIETAAKRVENYLRVSTEELKTFARITGHSDVHDLNIGDLCTVNSEISDYTDIGHV, via the coding sequence ATGATATACAAGTGTACTATTTGTGGCCATATACACAATGAAGAAGCAACAGGAGTGTTATTAAAAGATTTGGATAAATGTCCTATATGTAAACAGGATATATCCAAGTTTGTTGAAGTTGAAAACTCAAAATCAACTGAAAATTCTGATGTGGAAAGTTTGGAACTTGCATACGATAAGAATTTTGCAAAAAGCGATAAAGACATAAGGCAAATGGATGCAATACACCAAATGGCAATAACTGGTGAGAGTATTGTTGCAGCAATGTATACTGACTTTCCAATGCCTAATTGGGATGATATTTTGCTTTTGGGTTGTCAGTTAAATCCACAGCCATTGGAAAGTGATGTTGAAGTCAATACTCAAACAATCATCGGTAAAAACGCTAAAAAACCTTTAATCATTGAAAGTCCTATTTACATCACTCACATGTCCTTTGGTGCTTTGTCTCGTGAAACAAAAATAGCTCTGGCAAAGGGAAGTGCAGCTATAAAAACAGCCCAGTGCAGTGGTGAAGGTGGAATTTTAGTCGAAGAAATGGACAATGCTTATAGATATATTTTTGAATATGTCCCAAACAAATATTCCGCTACTGAAGATAATCTAAAAAATGCCGATGCGATTGAAATTAAAATAGGTCAATCTACAAAACCGGGTCTTGGAGGCCAGCTTCAAGGTGAAAAGGTAACTTCTGAAATTGCAGAAGTTAGAGGTAAACCGATTGGTGAGGACATTCACTCTCCTGCAACAATTCCTGGAATTTCAACAAAAGAAGATTTGAAGGAGTTGGTTGATGATTTAAGACATCGTTCAAAGGGAAGACCTATTGGTTTAAAATTTGCTGCAGGCCATATTGAAGATGATTTGGAACATGTATTATATGCTGAACCGGATTTCATTACAATTGATGGGAGAGGCGGTTCGACTGGTGCAAGCCCTCAATTGGTAAGAGACTCCACTTCTGTTCCTACAATATATGCGCTTTCAAGGGCTCGCAAATTCCTGGATAATCATAATTCAGAAATTGATTTAACTATTACTGGTGGTTTAAGAGTTTCTTCTGATTTTGCTAAAGCTTTGGCTATGGGTGCTAATGCAATAGCTATTGGAACTGGAGCCATGATTGCGGCAGCTTGCCAACAATATAGAATTTGTGATACTGGAGATTGTCCTGTTGGTGTTGCAACTCAAGATGATGAATTGAGAAAAAGATTGAAAATAGAAACTGCTGCAAAAAGGGTTGAAAATTATTTGAGAGTTTCAACAGAAGAGTTAAAAACTTTTGCAAGAATTACTGGACATAGTGATGTTCATGATTTGAATATTGGTGATTTATGCACAGTAAACTCTGAAATTTCAGATTATACTGATATTGGGCATGTTTAA
- a CDS encoding pyridoxamine 5'-phosphate oxidase family protein, giving the protein MSIEKVDEILTKAEVFYLSTVDGEKPKVRPLGFHLLYEDKIYFGVGTFKEVYKQMEVNPNVEIATWDGEHFLRYYGTADLTKNEAVVEKAFELMPEIADAYKANGWEMGVFFLNNATAEIRNMMEIEESYEFKY; this is encoded by the coding sequence ATGTCAATTGAAAAAGTCGATGAAATTTTAACAAAAGCAGAAGTATTCTACTTGTCAACTGTAGATGGAGAAAAACCAAAAGTAAGACCGTTAGGTTTCCACTTGTTATATGAAGACAAAATTTACTTTGGAGTGGGAACATTTAAAGAGGTTTACAAACAAATGGAAGTAAATCCAAATGTTGAAATAGCAACATGGGATGGAGAACATTTTTTAAGATATTACGGAACTGCAGATTTAACCAAAAATGAAGCAGTTGTTGAAAAAGCATTTGAACTTATGCCAGAAATCGCTGATGCATACAAGGCAAACGGCTGGGAAATGGGAGTATTTTTCCTGAACAACGCTACAGCTGAAATAAGAAATATGATGGAAATTGAAGAAAGTTATGAATTCAAGTATTAA
- the modA gene encoding molybdate ABC transporter substrate-binding protein: MKSMKKLLFIVILALIVAVGVGSCAAGLFDFGSGDSNSTNGNVSGEINLAAAASLKNAFDKDLIPMFEKQHPGVKVTPTYASSGDLQTQIENGLKADVFMSAANKQMNALANKSLVDNKTNVQSLENKVVLIVPKDSKANISSFDDLKKVNGTIAIGDPESVPAGQYAKEVLNNTGIWGDVESKLSLGTDVTAVLNQVSQGSADCGIVYATDAKSDDNVKVVCEAPDSALKTPVIYPVAVLSNASNPDGAHAFVDFLQTKEAKDVFVEYGFTIHE, encoded by the coding sequence ATGAAATCTATGAAAAAATTGTTATTTATAGTTATTTTGGCTTTAATCGTAGCTGTAGGCGTAGGTTCATGTGCTGCCGGTTTGTTTGACTTTGGTAGCGGTGATTCTAATTCTACTAATGGTAATGTATCTGGTGAAATTAATCTTGCTGCAGCTGCAAGTTTAAAAAACGCCTTTGATAAAGATTTAATTCCTATGTTTGAAAAACAACATCCTGGTGTAAAAGTTACACCTACTTATGCTTCAAGTGGTGATTTACAAACCCAAATTGAAAATGGTTTAAAAGCAGATGTATTCATGTCTGCTGCAAATAAACAGATGAACGCTTTAGCTAATAAAAGTTTAGTCGACAATAAAACTAATGTTCAATCTTTAGAGAACAAAGTTGTTTTAATTGTACCAAAAGACTCAAAAGCTAATATATCTTCATTTGATGATTTGAAAAAAGTAAATGGTACTATTGCTATCGGTGATCCTGAATCCGTACCTGCTGGACAATACGCTAAAGAAGTATTGAACAATACTGGTATTTGGGGCGATGTTGAATCTAAATTATCATTAGGTACTGATGTAACTGCAGTATTAAACCAAGTATCTCAAGGATCTGCTGATTGTGGTATTGTATATGCTACTGATGCTAAATCTGATGACAATGTTAAAGTAGTTTGCGAAGCTCCTGATAGTGCTTTAAAAACTCCAGTCATTTATCCTGTAGCAGTTCTTTCAAATGCATCAAACCCTGATGGTGCACATGCATTTGTTGACTTCTTACAAACTAAAGAAGCTAAAGACGTATTTGTAGAATATGGTTTTACTATCCACGAATAG
- the modB gene encoding molybdate ABC transporter permease subunit, which produces MDWSPIGISMKTASISILITFFLGLIVAWFLVKIKNDTAKIILDGIFTLPLVLPPTVVGFFLLYIFGVRGPIGKFFIEFFAVKIAFSWWATVIAAVVMSFPLMYRSARGAFEQVDSNLLDAGRTLGMSEWKIFWKVLFANALPGIISGGILAYARGLGEFGATAMLAGNIAGQTRTLPMAVYSEVAAGNMGEASYYVIVIIIIAFIAIFIMDFISIRKENQWK; this is translated from the coding sequence ATGGATTGGTCCCCTATTGGAATCTCAATGAAAACTGCAAGTATATCAATCCTTATAACCTTTTTTTTAGGTTTGATTGTTGCTTGGTTTCTTGTTAAGATTAAAAACGACACAGCAAAAATTATACTTGATGGAATTTTTACACTACCTCTTGTATTACCTCCTACTGTAGTTGGATTTTTCTTATTGTATATTTTTGGTGTCAGAGGACCTATCGGAAAGTTTTTCATTGAATTTTTTGCAGTAAAAATAGCTTTTTCATGGTGGGCAACTGTTATCGCTGCTGTCGTCATGTCTTTTCCTTTAATGTATCGTTCCGCTAGAGGCGCATTTGAACAAGTTGATTCCAACCTGTTGGATGCTGGCCGTACATTGGGGATGTCTGAGTGGAAAATATTTTGGAAAGTTTTATTTGCAAATGCATTGCCTGGAATTATCAGTGGTGGAATTCTTGCTTATGCTCGGGGTTTAGGTGAATTTGGTGCTACTGCTATGCTTGCAGGTAATATTGCCGGACAAACCAGAACACTTCCTATGGCAGTTTATTCTGAAGTGGCTGCAGGAAATATGGGCGAAGCTTCTTATTATGTAATAGTCATTATCATCATAGCATTTATTGCTATTTTCATTATGGATTTCATTTCCATACGTAAGGAAAATCAATGGAAATAA
- a CDS encoding sulfate/molybdate ABC transporter ATP-binding protein has product MSNKVLKFNIQKKLKEFDLNISFELKKGCLGILGPSGCGKSMTLKSIAGIVDPDNGFVSLTSDKENVYFDSNNKINIKPQKRNVGYLFQNYALFPNMTVEENVAAGLAKDHDEKIVSDMIERFHLSGLENRYPRQLSGGQQQRVALARILAYGPDVILFDEPFSAMDTYLKEQLRVELVNLLTNFDGLSILVTHDRDEAFQFCDELLILDEGQIIAKGDTRELFENPKKVQVARLTGCKNISKIEIIDEYHLKSLDWGIMLEVSEKISPDITHIGIRAHDFVAAKKDDVNSFDTLNSKKLEMPFEWRISLSNGLSWIREKRIHDHDFEIPDYLKVDPKNIILLEE; this is encoded by the coding sequence ATGAGTAATAAAGTGTTAAAATTCAATATCCAAAAGAAACTTAAAGAATTTGACTTGAATATTAGTTTTGAGTTGAAAAAAGGATGTTTGGGTATTCTTGGTCCTTCTGGATGTGGTAAAAGTATGACACTCAAATCTATTGCAGGTATTGTTGATCCAGATAATGGATTTGTAAGTTTGACTTCAGATAAAGAAAATGTTTATTTTGATTCTAATAACAAGATTAATATAAAGCCTCAAAAAAGAAATGTAGGTTATCTATTTCAGAATTACGCTTTATTTCCTAACATGACTGTTGAAGAAAATGTGGCTGCGGGTTTGGCAAAAGACCATGATGAAAAGATAGTTTCAGATATGATTGAACGTTTTCATTTAAGTGGTTTGGAAAATAGATATCCTCGACAATTGTCTGGAGGTCAGCAGCAAAGGGTTGCATTAGCTCGTATATTGGCATATGGACCAGATGTCATATTGTTTGATGAACCGTTCAGCGCGATGGATACCTACTTAAAAGAACAGTTGCGTGTAGAACTTGTTAATTTGCTAACTAACTTTGATGGACTGTCTATTTTAGTTACTCATGACCGTGATGAGGCCTTTCAGTTTTGTGATGAACTTCTGATATTGGATGAAGGTCAAATTATAGCAAAAGGAGATACTCGAGAATTATTTGAGAATCCAAAAAAAGTTCAAGTCGCCAGACTTACTGGTTGTAAAAACATTTCAAAAATAGAGATTATTGACGAATATCATCTAAAATCATTGGATTGGGGAATTATGCTGGAAGTATCTGAAAAAATTTCACCAGATATTACTCATATCGGAATAAGGGCACATGATTTTGTGGCTGCTAAAAAAGATGATGTTAATTCTTTTGATACTTTAAATTCAAAAAAATTAGAAATGCCGTTTGAATGGAGAATATCATTATCAAATGGTTTATCGTGGATACGTGAAAAAAGGATTCATGACCATGATTTTGAAATTCCGGATTATCTTAAAGTTGATCCAAAAAATATAATATTGCTTGAAGAGTAA
- a CDS encoding DNA-3-methyladenine glycosylase I: MNKKRCSWATDVENIYVKYHDEEWGVPTHDDRELFEFLVLESFQAGLSWITILKKRENFKKAFDNFDVVKVANYDENKVNELRENKCIIRHKGKITSAINNAQAFIEIQKEFGSFDEYIWGFTNGEVIKHEYLTESDLSSKISKDLKKRGMKFVGPTIIYSYLEAVGIIDNHQENCFKYKK; encoded by the coding sequence ATGAACAAAAAACGATGCAGCTGGGCAACCGATGTAGAAAACATATATGTCAAATATCATGACGAAGAATGGGGAGTTCCAACTCATGATGATAGAGAATTATTTGAATTTCTAGTTTTAGAGTCATTTCAAGCAGGATTATCATGGATTACAATTTTAAAAAAACGTGAAAACTTTAAAAAAGCTTTTGATAATTTTGATGTTGTTAAAGTAGCCAATTATGATGAAAATAAAGTTAATGAGTTAAGGGAAAATAAATGCATTATCCGCCACAAAGGTAAAATCACATCAGCCATTAACAACGCACAGGCATTCATCGAAATTCAAAAGGAATTTGGAAGTTTTGATGAATATATTTGGGGATTTACCAACGGTGAAGTTATAAAACATGAATATTTAACCGAATCTGACTTATCCTCAAAGATTTCAAAAGATTTGAAAAAACGTGGAATGAAGTTTGTTGGCCCAACAATTATCTATTCCTATCTTGAAGCAGTCGGAATAATTGACAATCATCAGGAAAATTGTTTTAAATATAAAAAATAG
- a CDS encoding aldo/keto reductase: protein MKLGMGMMRLPLLDENDFTSIDYEQLNEMVDAYMDAGFNHFDTAYIYHDGVGEIAFKKSVVERYPRESFKIATKLPLFVITEESQLEPIFAEQLKNCGVDYFDYYMLHNVSGFTENAWKNVDLYSFIQKKKEEGYIKHIGLSTHGNSEFLEELLFEHPEIEFVLLQINYLDWEDESIESRKCLEIARKYGKPVMIMEPYKGGFLADVPEEAEKIMKDYNPDRSVVSWAMRFVANLDDVCVVLTGASNLKQLENNIHEFKNADPLNDDELKIIEEVSEIINSNITVDCTKCRYCVDTCPEEIDIAKIFDLYNKHKLLEIEEWTQFGNAYLNYSKLDGVGIASDCTECETCIEECPQQINIPEVLKDVAKTFENEIYGFTD, encoded by the coding sequence ATGAAGTTAGGTATGGGAATGATGAGACTTCCGCTTTTGGATGAAAACGACTTTACAAGTATTGACTATGAGCAGTTAAATGAAATGGTGGATGCATATATGGATGCAGGTTTCAATCATTTTGACACAGCATATATCTATCATGACGGTGTAGGTGAAATTGCATTTAAAAAATCTGTTGTTGAAAGATATCCTAGAGAATCATTTAAAATAGCAACTAAATTACCTTTATTTGTAATTACAGAAGAATCTCAACTGGAGCCAATATTTGCAGAACAGCTTAAAAATTGTGGTGTTGACTACTTTGATTACTATATGCTGCACAATGTAAGCGGATTTACAGAAAACGCATGGAAAAATGTTGATTTATATTCATTTATCCAGAAGAAAAAGGAAGAAGGTTATATTAAGCATATTGGTTTGTCCACTCATGGGAATTCTGAATTTTTGGAAGAACTATTATTTGAACATCCTGAAATTGAATTTGTACTGCTTCAGATAAACTATCTTGACTGGGAAGATGAATCAATAGAATCCAGGAAATGTTTGGAAATTGCAAGAAAATATGGTAAACCTGTAATGATTATGGAACCTTATAAAGGGGGATTTTTAGCTGATGTGCCTGAAGAAGCTGAAAAAATAATGAAGGATTATAATCCTGATAGATCTGTAGTTTCATGGGCAATGAGGTTTGTAGCAAATCTTGATGATGTTTGTGTTGTTTTGACAGGTGCAAGTAACCTGAAACAACTTGAAAACAATATTCATGAGTTTAAAAATGCAGATCCATTGAATGATGATGAATTAAAGATTATTGAAGAAGTTTCCGAAATCATTAACAGTAACATTACAGTCGATTGTACAAAGTGCAGATACTGTGTTGATACTTGTCCTGAAGAAATTGACATCGCAAAGATCTTTGATTTATATAACAAACATAAACTTTTGGAAATTGAGGAATGGACTCAATTTGGAAATGCTTATTTAAATTATTCAAAGTTAGATGGTGTCGGAATAGCTTCGGATTGTACTGAATGTGAAACCTGTATTGAGGAATGTCCTCAACAGATTAATATTCCTGAAGTATTAAAAGATGTTGCCAAAACATTCGAAAACGAAATTTATGGATTTACTGATTAA
- a CDS encoding nascent polypeptide-associated complex protein has translation MIPGMNKKQMKQMERQMKKMGMKMEDLEGVREVIIRFDEKELIIDNPSVSLMNVMGQETYQIEGQAREVELEYEIEIPDEDIEMVANSANVSEDEARQALEECKGDLAEAIMKLNQ, from the coding sequence ATGATACCTGGTATGAATAAAAAACAAATGAAACAAATGGAAAGACAAATGAAAAAAATGGGTATGAAAATGGAAGACCTTGAAGGTGTTCGTGAAGTAATTATCCGTTTTGATGAAAAAGAATTAATTATTGATAATCCTAGTGTAAGCTTAATGAATGTAATGGGTCAGGAAACTTATCAAATTGAAGGTCAGGCTCGTGAAGTTGAACTTGAATACGAAATTGAAATTCCTGATGAGGATATAGAAATGGTAGCAAACAGCGCTAATGTTTCTGAGGATGAAGCACGACAAGCCCTTGAAGAATGCAAAGGCGACTTGGCAGAAGCTATCATGAAATTAAATCAATAG
- a CDS encoding metallophosphoesterase has translation MTVIAHISDLHISKSSFDEEILIEAINEINSLNPDMVILTGDITNKGYYKEFKQATRYLEMFEPPLFAVPGNHDARNLGYQTFEELIGERSWKLTVGDDFTVIGLDSTTPDDNRGSIGRPQHLWLEHQLDECVINENFSIVVLHHHVISIPQTGRERNVLSDSGDILKTLTTHEVDLVLSGHKHVPNIWEINKTLIVNAGSVCSDKLRGKNLNSYNVYNISEDSIEIYLHTVGGERLLFGKYARNKI, from the coding sequence ATGACAGTTATTGCACATATTTCAGATTTGCATATTTCCAAATCAAGTTTTGATGAAGAAATACTTATAGAAGCCATAAATGAAATTAACAGTTTAAATCCGGATATGGTAATATTGACTGGAGATATTACCAATAAGGGTTATTATAAAGAGTTTAAACAGGCCACTAGATATTTGGAAATGTTTGAACCACCATTATTTGCTGTTCCAGGCAACCATGATGCTCGTAATTTAGGTTATCAGACTTTTGAAGAATTAATTGGTGAGAGAAGTTGGAAATTGACTGTAGGTGATGATTTTACTGTAATTGGTCTTGACAGTACTACTCCTGATGATAATAGGGGGTCTATCGGCAGACCTCAACATTTGTGGTTGGAACATCAATTGGATGAATGTGTAATTAATGAAAACTTTTCAATTGTTGTTTTGCACCATCATGTTATATCAATTCCTCAAACAGGACGTGAACGTAATGTATTATCTGATTCTGGCGATATTCTGAAGACATTAACAACTCATGAAGTTGATTTGGTTTTATCAGGACACAAGCACGTGCCAAATATTTGGGAGATAAACAAAACACTCATTGTCAATGCCGGTTCTGTATGTTCAGATAAACTTCGGGGGAAAAACTTAAATTCATATAATGTTTATAATATTTCAGAGGATTCCATAGAAATTTATCTTCACACAGTCGGTGGGGAAAGATTATTATTTGGAAAATATGCCAGAAACAAAATATAA